Proteins co-encoded in one Blastocatellia bacterium genomic window:
- a CDS encoding DnaJ domain-containing protein: MAVKYKDYYEILGVSRSATQDQIKAAFRKLARKYHPDVNPGDKAAEEKFKEINEAYEVLSDPQKRQMYDRLGTNWKGGADFTPPPGWENIRINFGDFGFGGGSPSGFSDFFEMLFGDAWRGGRTQAKAGPSSWGMPRADTEMELPLTIEEAHRGGSRRVVLADGRALDVKIPAGVREGSLIRLAGQAHGGGRPGDVYLRVKLQPHSVFQVSGDDVTVEIPITPWEAVLGATVVVPTLDGFADVKIPPNSQNGQKLRLRGQGLMRRGGGRGDQYVRLKIVVPTQVSPAEKKLFEQLAKESRFNPRNGWAQR, translated from the coding sequence ATGGCCGTTAAGTACAAAGATTATTACGAGATTTTGGGAGTCAGTCGCTCGGCGACGCAGGATCAGATTAAAGCGGCGTTTCGTAAACTGGCTCGCAAGTATCACCCGGACGTCAATCCGGGAGACAAGGCGGCAGAAGAGAAGTTCAAAGAGATCAACGAAGCTTACGAGGTCCTGAGTGATCCGCAAAAGCGACAGATGTACGACCGCCTCGGCACCAACTGGAAGGGAGGCGCTGATTTTACGCCGCCTCCTGGGTGGGAAAATATCCGCATTAATTTTGGTGATTTCGGCTTCGGTGGTGGGTCACCAAGTGGTTTCAGTGATTTTTTTGAGATGCTGTTTGGCGATGCCTGGCGGGGTGGACGGACGCAGGCGAAGGCGGGACCTAGTTCGTGGGGTATGCCCAGAGCCGATACCGAAATGGAATTACCGCTGACCATTGAAGAAGCCCATCGGGGCGGCTCACGGCGTGTTGTACTGGCCGATGGCAGGGCTTTGGATGTGAAGATTCCTGCGGGGGTGAGAGAGGGTTCATTGATCCGGTTGGCGGGACAGGCTCACGGTGGTGGGCGGCCTGGAGACGTTTATTTGCGTGTGAAGTTGCAGCCCCATTCTGTGTTCCAGGTTTCTGGCGATGATGTGACGGTGGAGATTCCCATTACTCCATGGGAAGCCGTCCTCGGAGCGACTGTTGTCGTTCCTACGTTGGACGGCTTTGCCGATGTGAAGATTCCCCCGAATTCTCAAAATGGGCAAAAGCTACGGCTTCGTGGTCAGGGCTTGATGCGGCGCGGTGGTGGTCGGGGTGACCAATACGTTCGGCTGAAAATCGTCGTCCCGACCCAGGTGAGCCCTGCTGAAAAGAAATTGTTTGAACAACTCGCCAAGGAGTCGCGTTTCAACCCGCGCAATGGTTGGGCACAAAGATAA
- a CDS encoding helix-turn-helix transcriptional regulator gives MVLKQRRKRGYTISAVAEAYDIHPQTLRLYERQGLLTPSRSQGNTRYYTEEDLGRLELILTLTRDLGVNLAGVEVILNMREKMDAMQRDFERLIESIRREVSEQFAHQVAERFPIVPVSPAAIVRLQTDSPLEDGAHASDGMTRRKKK, from the coding sequence ATGGTGCTGAAGCAGCGAAGAAAACGAGGCTACACAATCAGCGCTGTCGCTGAAGCCTATGATATCCATCCCCAAACCCTGCGTCTGTATGAGCGTCAAGGCCTTCTCACTCCATCGCGCTCTCAAGGTAACACGCGCTACTATACGGAAGAAGACCTTGGACGGCTCGAGCTGATTCTTACGCTGACACGCGATTTAGGTGTGAATTTAGCCGGCGTCGAAGTCATCCTGAACATGCGTGAGAAGATGGATGCGATGCAGCGTGACTTTGAGCGGCTAATAGAATCCATCCGTCGCGAAGTGAGCGAGCAGTTTGCCCATCAGGTTGCTGAGCGGTTCCCTATCGTACCCGTTTCTCCGGCGGCAATCGTTCGACTCCAGACTGACTCGCCACTGGAGGACGGCGCCCATGCCTCGGACGGCATGACGCGTCGGAAAAAGAAATAA
- the infA gene encoding translation initiation factor IF-1, with protein MPKEETIPVEGTVVEALPNTTFRVKLDGNGHEVLAHLSGKMRKNYIRVLPGDRVRVELSPYDLTRGRVTYRYNK; from the coding sequence ATTCCTAAGGAAGAAACCATTCCAGTTGAAGGGACTGTCGTGGAAGCGTTGCCCAACACGACGTTTCGTGTGAAGCTTGACGGAAATGGCCATGAAGTCTTGGCCCACTTGTCCGGCAAAATGAGAAAGAATTACATCCGCGTCCTGCCAGGGGACCGTGTGCGCGTGGAATTATCCCCCTATGACTTAACCCGGGGACGCGTTACCTATCGCTACAACAAGTGA
- the holA gene encoding DNA polymerase III subunit delta gives MKPLTPEAFMQAVAGGQIDPLYLFTGPISQPRKSYGRDGPEVYLQRQAVRALKRQTLDPHLEAFNLSVFSAAEATLSEIVDAARQLPAFSSRRLVLVYDLDRALKSGSDSELAEVKPVADSPGVQQLIEYLKRPQPTTTMVFFYDRPDRRLNLTTALFKGCTVVEFAPLSEMEARAWAKQYLRQRDCAADDATLGLLIGRTGTNLTLLAHELDKLTTYVRRGLIGRAEVDALVPQWKRHTNFELNDKILARDTVAALKLLRHLLANREEPVMILGAIARLYRQMALAKDLMAQGAPAAELAKAIGMSPYAAGEFNKHVRRIQMHEILRGIGQIAAVDRAIKSSLGAAALQLEFLVYELCNPHETSDAATHRPPAEWA, from the coding sequence ATGAAGCCACTGACGCCAGAAGCATTCATGCAGGCCGTCGCTGGCGGTCAGATTGATCCGCTTTACTTGTTCACAGGTCCCATCTCACAGCCTCGAAAATCATACGGACGGGACGGGCCGGAAGTCTATTTGCAGCGGCAGGCTGTTCGTGCACTGAAGCGGCAGACGCTTGATCCACATCTTGAGGCGTTTAATCTGTCGGTGTTCTCTGCGGCAGAGGCGACATTGTCAGAAATTGTTGACGCCGCTCGGCAGCTACCGGCGTTCTCTTCGCGTCGGCTCGTATTGGTCTATGATCTGGATCGAGCTTTGAAGTCTGGCAGCGATTCGGAGCTGGCTGAAGTCAAACCGGTGGCCGATTCACCTGGCGTTCAGCAATTGATTGAGTATCTGAAGCGGCCTCAGCCAACCACGACAATGGTTTTCTTTTATGACCGGCCGGATAGACGCCTGAATCTGACAACGGCATTGTTCAAAGGTTGTACCGTCGTTGAGTTTGCGCCGTTAAGCGAGATGGAGGCGCGAGCCTGGGCTAAGCAATACCTTCGGCAGCGTGACTGTGCGGCGGATGATGCCACGTTGGGTCTGCTCATTGGACGCACAGGAACAAACCTCACTTTGCTGGCTCACGAGTTGGACAAGTTGACAACGTATGTTCGACGTGGGCTGATCGGCCGGGCTGAGGTTGATGCGCTGGTGCCGCAGTGGAAGCGCCATACGAATTTTGAACTGAATGATAAGATCCTGGCGAGAGATACCGTCGCCGCCCTGAAACTGCTCAGACACTTGCTTGCGAACCGCGAGGAGCCTGTCATGATTTTAGGCGCGATTGCGCGGCTCTATCGTCAAATGGCATTGGCTAAAGATTTGATGGCTCAAGGTGCGCCGGCTGCCGAGCTGGCCAAAGCCATTGGCATGTCGCCCTATGCCGCCGGCGAGTTCAATAAGCACGTGCGACGTATCCAGATGCATGAAATCCTGCGAGGCATCGGACAGATCGCCGCCGTTGATCGAGCTATCAAGAGTTCGCTTGGCGCGGCTGCGTTACAGCTAGAATTTTTAGTCTACGAATTGTGCAACCCTCATGAAACCTCAGACGCAGCAACCCACAGACCGCCGGCAGAATGGGCATAG
- the lptE gene encoding LPS assembly lipoprotein LptE, whose amino-acid sequence MPRALIVLLAVMSLAAGPCGYRRSGHGESLPRHIQTIAVPAFQNASARYKVEQRFTQAVMEEILKRSRRLAVVSEPQHADAVLQGNIKGFHVAGVLLDNSGRTRVFQVTITVSVTLRDQTSQQVIFNQPNYVFRGEYELAEDPASLFDEEDPAVDRIAKEFAQSLISTILEGL is encoded by the coding sequence ATGCCCAGAGCGTTGATAGTTCTGTTAGCTGTGATGAGTCTGGCGGCCGGGCCCTGTGGGTATCGCCGGTCGGGTCATGGCGAAAGCCTCCCGCGACACATTCAGACCATCGCTGTCCCTGCATTTCAGAATGCAAGCGCGCGCTACAAAGTTGAGCAACGGTTCACTCAGGCAGTCATGGAAGAGATTCTCAAACGTAGCCGCCGGCTGGCCGTTGTGTCGGAGCCGCAGCACGCGGACGCCGTGCTCCAGGGTAATATCAAAGGCTTTCACGTCGCCGGCGTGTTGCTGGATAACTCAGGTCGCACACGTGTCTTTCAGGTGACCATCACCGTGAGCGTGACGCTGCGTGATCAAACCTCACAGCAGGTGATATTCAATCAGCCAAACTATGTGTTCCGCGGCGAATATGAATTGGCCGAGGACCCCGCTAGCCTGTTTGACGAAGAGGACCCGGCCGTTGATCGAATCGCTAAGGAATTTGCTCAAAGCTTGATCTCCACCATTCTGGAAGGATTATGA
- the leuS gene encoding leucine--tRNA ligase has protein sequence MKEKYFAQEIEAKWQQRWAETHAFEVEPDPCKPKFYCLEMLPYPSGRIHMGHVRNYAIGDALSWYKRLQGYNVLHPIGWDSFGQPAEQAAIKHGVHPATWTEQNIVHMRQQLKRLGISYDWRREVAAHRPDYYRWNQWFFLKMYERGLIYRKSSPVNWCPQCQTVLSNEQAQGGCWRCGSAVEQRELEQWFARITHYAEELLNGLDQLQDGWPEKVLTMQRNWIGRSEGALVDFAVEELDDKIAIFTTRIDTIFGANAVLLAPEHPLSQRLGERAPNRQEVLAFIQRLIKQDRRVRSLDDTDKQGIDTGLRAINPFNGERLPVWIANFILMDYGTGAIMSVPAHDQRDYDFAKKYGLPIRQVIAPLDERGQPIEFSELKAAYEGDGVLINSGAFDGLPNQEAIRRMTQHAEENGFGKGTVQYKLRDWGLSRQRYWGTPVPMIHCPNCGIVPVPEDQLPVLLPPTAPFTGESGSPLDHVPEFVNTTCPQCQGPARRDTDTMDTFVDSNWYYYRYCDPSNDRAPFDPALIRHWMPVEQYIGGVEHAVMHLLYTRFWTKLMRDLGLIEFSEPVTRLLTQGMVTNIVTEGPDKGQWKKMSKSLGNGVDPDEMIDIYGADTVRVFMLFAAPPEAELRWQEEGVEGAARFLRRVYTLVARWHQVIRQSTPAQLQETNQLTQAQRQLLRKTHQTILGVTHDIEDRMQFNTAIAKLMELVNAMYDFDASVGGAASATETDVTVFNEALSVLVRLLTPFAPHVAEEMWEGLGHTGGLVQARWPTYNEALAQEDVLEIPVQINGKLRGRIFVSPDATPQHYEQAALSDAKIQSYLDGKSVIKVIVVPQRMVNVVVK, from the coding sequence ATGAAAGAAAAGTATTTTGCCCAAGAGATCGAAGCCAAATGGCAACAACGCTGGGCTGAAACCCATGCTTTTGAAGTGGAGCCGGACCCCTGCAAGCCGAAATTCTACTGCCTGGAGATGCTTCCTTACCCGTCAGGCCGGATTCACATGGGGCATGTGCGCAATTATGCTATTGGCGATGCTTTATCCTGGTACAAGCGGTTGCAAGGTTATAATGTGCTGCATCCGATCGGTTGGGATTCATTCGGGCAGCCGGCCGAACAAGCTGCGATCAAACATGGTGTCCATCCAGCCACGTGGACCGAGCAGAACATCGTCCACATGCGTCAGCAACTGAAACGTCTCGGCATTAGCTATGACTGGCGGCGCGAAGTGGCGGCGCATCGGCCTGACTACTACCGGTGGAATCAGTGGTTTTTCCTCAAGATGTATGAGCGCGGTTTGATTTACCGCAAGAGTTCGCCTGTCAATTGGTGCCCTCAGTGCCAGACAGTGCTTTCCAATGAGCAAGCTCAAGGCGGGTGCTGGCGCTGCGGCTCCGCGGTCGAACAGCGTGAGTTAGAGCAATGGTTCGCCCGCATCACCCATTACGCCGAAGAGCTACTCAACGGACTGGATCAGTTGCAAGATGGTTGGCCGGAAAAGGTCCTGACCATGCAACGCAACTGGATCGGTCGCAGCGAAGGCGCGTTGGTGGATTTTGCCGTCGAAGAGTTGGATGACAAGATCGCCATCTTCACCACGCGCATTGACACGATCTTTGGCGCCAACGCGGTGCTGCTGGCTCCGGAGCACCCGCTGTCGCAGCGACTTGGTGAGCGAGCGCCCAATCGCCAAGAGGTCTTGGCGTTCATCCAGCGCTTAATCAAGCAGGATCGGCGCGTTCGTTCGCTTGATGACACTGACAAACAAGGTATTGATACAGGGCTCCGTGCGATCAATCCGTTTAACGGGGAGCGGCTACCGGTCTGGATCGCCAATTTCATCCTGATGGACTATGGCACCGGCGCGATCATGTCGGTGCCGGCGCACGATCAGCGCGATTACGATTTTGCTAAGAAATACGGGTTGCCGATCCGTCAGGTGATTGCCCCGCTGGATGAGCGCGGCCAGCCAATCGAATTTAGCGAGCTCAAAGCAGCATACGAGGGCGATGGCGTGCTGATCAATTCCGGCGCGTTTGACGGGCTGCCCAATCAAGAAGCGATCCGACGCATGACGCAGCACGCCGAAGAGAATGGCTTCGGTAAAGGAACGGTTCAATACAAACTGCGCGACTGGGGCTTGTCACGGCAGCGTTATTGGGGAACGCCGGTTCCGATGATTCACTGCCCGAACTGCGGCATTGTGCCCGTGCCTGAAGATCAACTGCCAGTGCTCTTGCCGCCGACAGCGCCGTTCACCGGCGAAAGCGGCTCGCCACTGGATCATGTGCCGGAGTTCGTCAACACGACATGCCCGCAGTGCCAGGGACCAGCACGACGCGATACCGATACGATGGATACGTTCGTGGACTCAAACTGGTATTACTACCGCTACTGTGACCCGAGCAATGATCGGGCGCCGTTTGATCCGGCCCTCATCCGCCACTGGATGCCTGTTGAGCAGTACATCGGCGGCGTCGAACACGCCGTGATGCACCTGCTCTACACTCGTTTCTGGACAAAATTGATGCGCGACCTCGGCTTGATTGAATTCTCCGAACCGGTCACCCGTCTATTGACACAGGGTATGGTGACAAACATAGTGACGGAAGGACCGGACAAAGGACAGTGGAAAAAAATGTCCAAGTCGCTGGGCAACGGCGTTGATCCTGACGAGATGATTGACATCTATGGCGCTGACACGGTGCGCGTCTTCATGCTATTTGCCGCGCCGCCTGAAGCAGAGCTGCGATGGCAAGAAGAGGGCGTGGAAGGAGCCGCTCGCTTCCTGCGCCGCGTCTACACACTGGTTGCGCGATGGCATCAGGTCATTCGTCAAAGCACCCCAGCCCAGCTCCAGGAGACAAATCAGCTCACTCAAGCGCAACGTCAATTGCTCAGGAAAACCCACCAAACAATTCTCGGCGTGACCCACGACATCGAAGATCGCATGCAATTCAATACGGCCATTGCGAAGTTGATGGAACTGGTCAACGCCATGTATGACTTCGATGCCTCAGTCGGTGGCGCTGCCTCGGCCACCGAGACTGATGTGACTGTGTTCAACGAAGCGCTCAGCGTACTGGTGCGATTGCTGACGCCTTTTGCCCCACATGTGGCCGAAGAGATGTGGGAAGGACTGGGGCATACGGGCGGCTTAGTCCAAGCTCGCTGGCCCACCTATAACGAAGCATTAGCCCAAGAGGATGTGTTGGAGATTCCTGTGCAGATCAACGGCAAGCTCCGAGGTCGCATTTTCGTCTCGCCTGATGCCACGCCACAGCACTATGAACAGGCTGCTCTGAGCGATGCCAAAATCCAATCATATCTGGACGGCAAGAGCGTGATTAAAGTCATTGTCGTCCCGCAGCGCATGGTCAACGTCGTCGTCAAGTAG